In the genome of Chryseobacterium arthrosphaerae, one region contains:
- a CDS encoding NAD(P)-dependent oxidoreductase, giving the protein MKTNKIAVIGGTGKSGKYLVQHLLKREYPVRLLLRHPENFMVENPLIELVKGDARDQKAIDLLVGGCNIVMSTLGQPKGEKSIFSDATKNINRAMHDHGIRRYIVTTGLSVNTPADQKNPGVKMATDWMYQNYPETTGDKQKEYEFLSETDLDWTLVRLPLINLTEESFTTEANLTDCKGESISAADLAEFLVLQIDDKTYYRESPFLYNIK; this is encoded by the coding sequence ATGAAAACAAATAAAATCGCTGTGATCGGCGGAACCGGAAAATCCGGAAAATATCTTGTACAGCATCTTCTGAAAAGAGAGTATCCGGTAAGATTATTATTAAGACATCCCGAAAATTTCATGGTTGAAAACCCTCTTATTGAACTGGTCAAAGGTGACGCAAGAGATCAAAAAGCCATTGACTTATTAGTCGGGGGCTGCAATATAGTTATGAGTACGCTGGGGCAACCAAAAGGAGAGAAATCAATCTTCAGTGATGCTACAAAAAATATCAACCGTGCCATGCATGACCATGGAATCCGAAGGTATATTGTAACAACGGGCTTAAGTGTAAATACTCCTGCCGACCAAAAGAATCCCGGAGTGAAAATGGCCACTGACTGGATGTATCAGAATTATCCTGAAACTACAGGAGACAAACAGAAAGAGTATGAATTCCTTTCGGAAACTGATCTGGATTGGACATTGGTAAGGCTGCCACTCATCAATCTTACAGAAGAAAGCTTTACAACAGAAGCAAATCTCACCGATTGTAAAGGGGAAAGCATAAGTGCTGCAGACCTGGCAGAATTTCTGGTTCTACAGATCGATGACAAAACCTATTACAGGGAAAGTCCGTTTTTATATAATATAAAATAA
- a CDS encoding methyltransferase domain-containing protein translates to MPWNPELYDQYKDVRYRPFYDLAALIQPEDDIKAIDLGCGTGEQTSILAEKLKGSVFLGIDSSPQMLEKSKKYENEHLHFALQTIEEAAASEQQWGLVFSNAALQWADDHEKLFPEIIGLLKPSGQLAIQMPVQNENVLNQILMQMVDEEPYASYLQHFKRNSPVLSMDDYAQILFDNGIQDIEIFQKVYPIIADDHEALYTFISGTALLPYLERLNEAQKEIFITEFKARIARRFPKYPAIYAFKRILMYGRKK, encoded by the coding sequence ATGCCATGGAATCCGGAATTATATGATCAATACAAAGATGTACGATACCGACCTTTTTATGATCTTGCAGCATTGATCCAGCCTGAAGACGATATAAAAGCAATTGATTTAGGCTGCGGTACGGGAGAGCAAACCTCTATTTTAGCTGAAAAGCTGAAAGGCTCAGTATTTTTAGGGATTGACTCATCTCCCCAAATGCTTGAAAAATCTAAAAAGTATGAAAATGAACACCTGCATTTTGCACTTCAGACCATTGAGGAGGCAGCAGCTTCAGAACAGCAATGGGGCCTCGTCTTCAGTAATGCCGCTTTACAGTGGGCAGATGATCACGAAAAGCTGTTTCCTGAAATTATCGGACTTTTAAAGCCTTCCGGTCAGCTGGCCATCCAAATGCCTGTTCAGAATGAGAATGTACTCAATCAGATTCTCATGCAGATGGTGGATGAAGAACCTTACGCATCCTATTTACAGCATTTTAAACGCAATTCTCCTGTACTTTCCATGGATGATTATGCACAGATCCTGTTTGATAACGGAATTCAGGATATAGAGATCTTCCAAAAAGTATATCCCATTATTGCAGATGACCATGAAGCTTTGTATACCTTCATTTCCGGGACTGCATTGCTGCCTTATCTGGAACGGTTGAATGAAGCGCAAAAGGAAATATTCATTACGGAATTTAAAGCACGTATAGCCAGAAGGTTTCCGAAATATCCAGCTATTTATGCATTTAAGCGTATTCTGATGTACGGACGTAAAAAATAA
- the uvrA gene encoding excinuclease ABC subunit UvrA, producing MANTTDIDIKKQIFVKNAHLNNLKHIDVLIPKNKLIVITGVSGSGKSSLAFDTIYAEGQRRYVESLSSYARQFLGKLEKPKVDDIKGLAPSIAIQQKVISSNPRSTVGTSTEIYDYMKLLFARIGKTYSPVSGEEVKKDSVSDVVDFIKASEKDTSFLLTAPLEYDAENFKETLNILKLAGFTRLEINGNVAGIEDLESFGFTPEKGMEINLVIDRFSYEDDESFLQRLADSIQMAFYEGRGYCSLKNADTGKVKEFSNKFELDGIEFLEPNVHFFSFNNPYGACPACEGYGKVIGIDEDLVVPNKTLSVYEDAVVCWRGETMSEWKKDFIKKAGDFPIHKPYHQLTKEQKNFLWKGDGRSNFPCINNFFKMLEENLYKIQYRVMLSRYRGKTLCPTCEGLRLREETSWVKVDGHNIQSMIELPLDELEPMINGLKLSEHDKEVAKRLLYEISTRLEFLLKVGLGYLTLNRTSNTLSGGESQRINLATSLGSSLVGSIYILDEPSIGLHSKDTENLIEVLKNLRDLGNTVIVVEHDEDVMRAADYIIDIGPEAGYLGGELVFAGDYKDLKKADTLTSEYLTGRLEIEVPKKRRKAKEWIHIKGARQNNLKNIDVDVPLENLVVISGVSGSGKSTLMKEILTNDIQIQLGMGGKKGDYDSVEFPKKLIKNIELIDQNPIGKSSRSNPVTYLKAYDDIRDLFAKQKVAKMMGYKPKHFSFNVDGGRCDECKGEGVINVSMQFMADIELECEVCKGTRFKSEILEVKFDEKSISDILHMTVDEALAFFKDNNEEKIVTKLKPLQEVGLGYLQLGQSSSTLSGGEAQRVKLASFLVKGVTTDKTLFIFDEPSTGLHFHDIQKLLKSLQALIDLGHSVIVIEHQPDIIKCADYIIDIGPEAGKHGGEVVFAGTPEDLTKNKKSYTAKYIKEKLEQ from the coding sequence ATGGCTAACACAACAGATATTGATATAAAAAAACAGATTTTCGTTAAGAATGCCCATCTTAACAATCTGAAGCATATAGACGTCCTTATCCCGAAAAACAAACTGATCGTTATTACAGGAGTTTCGGGAAGCGGTAAGTCTTCTCTTGCCTTTGATACCATCTATGCGGAAGGACAGAGAAGATATGTTGAAAGTTTAAGTTCCTATGCACGCCAGTTCTTGGGAAAACTTGAAAAACCTAAAGTGGATGATATTAAAGGGCTTGCCCCTTCTATCGCCATCCAGCAGAAAGTAATTTCTTCCAACCCGAGATCTACTGTGGGAACTTCTACCGAGATCTATGATTATATGAAACTTCTTTTTGCCAGAATCGGGAAAACCTATTCTCCCGTTTCCGGTGAAGAAGTAAAGAAAGATTCCGTTTCGGATGTTGTAGACTTCATTAAGGCCTCTGAAAAAGACACCTCCTTTCTATTGACAGCTCCTCTGGAATACGATGCTGAAAACTTTAAGGAAACACTGAATATCTTAAAACTGGCAGGTTTTACAAGACTGGAAATCAATGGAAATGTAGCAGGAATTGAAGATCTGGAAAGTTTCGGATTTACTCCGGAAAAAGGCATGGAGATCAATCTTGTCATTGACCGTTTTTCTTACGAAGATGATGAAAGTTTTCTCCAGCGGCTTGCAGATTCTATTCAGATGGCATTTTATGAAGGCCGTGGTTACTGCTCATTGAAGAATGCAGATACAGGGAAAGTAAAAGAATTCTCCAACAAATTTGAACTGGACGGAATAGAATTCCTGGAGCCGAATGTACACTTTTTCAGCTTCAACAATCCCTATGGTGCCTGCCCGGCCTGTGAAGGATACGGAAAGGTAATCGGTATTGATGAAGATCTTGTGGTACCGAATAAAACCCTCTCAGTATATGAAGATGCCGTAGTTTGCTGGAGAGGGGAAACCATGAGCGAATGGAAGAAAGATTTCATCAAAAAAGCAGGTGACTTTCCTATTCATAAGCCTTATCACCAACTGACCAAAGAACAGAAAAATTTCCTTTGGAAAGGTGACGGCAGAAGCAATTTCCCCTGTATCAATAATTTCTTCAAAATGCTTGAAGAAAACCTATATAAAATCCAGTACCGTGTGATGCTTTCCCGCTACAGGGGCAAAACCCTGTGCCCTACCTGTGAAGGATTAAGGCTTCGTGAGGAAACAAGCTGGGTAAAGGTTGACGGACATAATATCCAGTCGATGATTGAACTTCCTCTGGATGAGCTTGAACCAATGATTAATGGATTAAAACTTTCCGAACATGATAAGGAAGTAGCCAAAAGATTATTATACGAAATCTCTACCCGGCTGGAATTTTTACTGAAAGTCGGTTTAGGATATTTAACATTAAACAGGACTTCGAATACCCTATCCGGAGGAGAAAGCCAAAGGATCAACCTTGCCACGAGCCTGGGAAGTTCTCTGGTGGGATCTATTTATATTCTGGATGAACCTTCCATCGGTCTTCATTCCAAAGATACGGAAAACCTCATCGAAGTATTGAAAAACCTTCGTGACCTGGGCAATACTGTTATTGTGGTGGAGCATGATGAGGATGTTATGAGAGCTGCGGATTATATTATTGATATCGGCCCGGAGGCCGGCTACCTTGGTGGTGAGCTTGTATTTGCCGGGGATTACAAAGATCTGAAAAAAGCGGACACCCTTACTTCTGAATATCTTACAGGAAGACTGGAAATAGAAGTTCCGAAAAAACGAAGAAAAGCTAAAGAATGGATCCATATCAAAGGTGCCCGCCAGAATAACCTTAAAAACATTGATGTAGATGTTCCTTTGGAAAATCTGGTAGTGATTTCAGGGGTTTCCGGAAGTGGAAAATCGACCCTGATGAAGGAAATCCTGACCAACGATATTCAGATCCAATTGGGAATGGGTGGTAAAAAAGGAGATTATGATTCAGTGGAATTCCCGAAAAAGCTGATCAAAAATATTGAACTGATCGACCAGAATCCGATCGGTAAATCATCCCGTTCTAATCCGGTGACCTATCTGAAGGCTTATGATGACATCCGTGATCTTTTTGCCAAGCAGAAAGTAGCAAAAATGATGGGCTACAAACCTAAACATTTCTCTTTCAACGTAGACGGCGGAAGATGTGATGAGTGTAAAGGAGAAGGAGTCATCAATGTTTCTATGCAGTTCATGGCAGATATTGAGCTGGAATGTGAAGTCTGCAAAGGAACCCGTTTCAAAAGCGAGATTCTTGAAGTGAAATTCGATGAGAAAAGCATCTCAGATATTCTTCATATGACGGTAGATGAAGCTCTGGCATTCTTTAAGGATAATAATGAAGAGAAGATCGTAACGAAATTAAAACCGCTTCAGGAAGTAGGATTAGGCTATTTACAGCTTGGGCAGAGCTCTTCTACCCTTTCCGGCGGTGAGGCACAGCGTGTAAAGCTGGCTTCATTCCTTGTAAAAGGTGTAACGACGGATAAAACTTTATTTATCTTTGATGAACCTTCTACAGGACTTCATTTCCATGATATTCAGAAACTGCTGAAATCTTTACAGGCGCTGATAGACCTTGGACATTCCGTAATTGTTATCGAACACCAGCCGGATATCATCAAATGTGCCGACTATATCATCGATATCGGTCCGGAAGCAGGGAAACATGGTGGAGAAGTCGTGTTTGCAGGTACCCCTGAAGACCTGACAAAAAATAAAAAGTCTTATACTGCAAAATATATCAAAGAAAAACTTGAGCAATAA
- a CDS encoding TonB-dependent receptor plug domain-containing protein produces the protein MIKKIGSAFFLGSLLWVNAQEKTTDIESIEFQGKFISTPYKSANQNISVITKEEIENSPAKSIDEILQQVPGMDIRRRGANGVQSDIGFRGSSFEQVLLLLNGIRMNDSQTGHNNMNVPVDLEDVEKIEIIKGPAARRFGQNAYAGVINIITRPTPGKKVKISAEGGDYGSYSLGFNAQIGNEKFSNTLQANSNASEGYMYNTDYEIRNVFYQGKLNIKNGDVRVQAGFSEKKFGANGFYASKDATKQYEETQASIVSVAHQQTFGKLKLNSNVYWRRGQDMYLYDRWNPGFYRNMHIGNNVGGEVNTSYQWGLGTTGIGVELRKELLVSSNLGDRNRFVSQVFFEHHFSLLDKKLNISPGISWANYSKEGNFFYPGLDVGYNFNPNSKIYGNIAKVHRVPTFTDLYYVSRTEQGNPDLQPENAVSSEVGYQYQNKNILAKVSGFLRNSSNSIDWVKKDVNDKVWYAQNVGEIKTKGIEAEWSHRPLDWLKYTVGYTYIDSKYEETNGLVSRYILDNLRHQFISRLELKFLKNFTNELVYRYNERVNLGTYNLVDEKLSFSKKDYSVYVLVNNITNTKYTEAFGVGMPQRWFHIGFSYTINVN, from the coding sequence ATGATCAAAAAGATAGGAAGTGCTTTTTTTCTGGGATCTTTACTTTGGGTAAATGCACAGGAGAAGACTACAGATATTGAAAGCATTGAATTTCAAGGGAAATTTATCTCTACCCCTTACAAAAGTGCCAATCAGAACATCAGTGTCATTACTAAGGAAGAAATTGAAAATTCGCCGGCTAAAAGTATTGATGAGATTCTTCAGCAGGTACCGGGAATGGATATCAGAAGGAGAGGTGCCAATGGGGTACAGAGTGATATCGGTTTTCGTGGAAGTTCTTTTGAGCAGGTTCTCTTATTGCTGAACGGGATCAGGATGAATGATTCCCAGACAGGGCATAATAATATGAATGTTCCGGTAGATCTTGAAGACGTTGAGAAGATTGAGATCATCAAGGGACCTGCAGCAAGACGTTTCGGGCAGAATGCTTATGCAGGAGTCATCAATATCATTACCAGGCCAACACCGGGAAAAAAGGTCAAAATAAGCGCAGAAGGCGGTGATTACGGTTCTTATAGTTTAGGATTTAATGCCCAGATAGGTAATGAAAAATTTTCAAATACGCTTCAGGCCAATTCCAATGCCTCAGAAGGGTATATGTATAATACGGATTATGAGATCCGAAATGTTTTTTATCAGGGAAAACTGAATATCAAAAACGGGGATGTAAGAGTACAGGCTGGTTTTTCAGAAAAGAAATTCGGGGCCAATGGATTTTATGCGTCCAAAGATGCGACCAAACAGTATGAGGAGACCCAGGCTTCTATTGTAAGTGTGGCTCACCAGCAGACTTTCGGAAAGCTTAAACTTAACTCAAATGTATATTGGAGAAGAGGGCAGGATATGTATCTGTATGACAGATGGAATCCGGGTTTTTACAGAAATATGCACATTGGAAATAACGTAGGCGGAGAAGTGAATACCAGCTACCAGTGGGGATTGGGAACTACCGGAATCGGGGTTGAACTGAGAAAGGAACTTTTGGTGAGCAGCAATTTGGGAGACAGAAACCGTTTTGTTTCCCAGGTTTTCTTTGAACATCATTTTTCATTACTGGACAAAAAACTGAATATCAGTCCGGGGATTTCATGGGCCAATTATTCTAAGGAAGGTAATTTCTTTTATCCCGGGCTTGATGTGGGCTATAACTTCAATCCGAACAGTAAAATTTACGGAAATATTGCGAAAGTACATCGTGTACCTACCTTTACCGATCTTTATTATGTCAGCAGAACAGAACAGGGAAACCCTGATTTGCAGCCTGAAAATGCGGTTTCTTCTGAAGTTGGCTATCAGTACCAGAATAAAAATATTTTGGCCAAAGTCAGCGGATTTTTAAGAAATTCCAGCAATTCTATTGACTGGGTTAAAAAAGATGTAAATGACAAGGTTTGGTATGCTCAGAATGTAGGGGAAATCAAAACAAAAGGAATTGAAGCAGAGTGGAGCCACAGACCTTTGGATTGGTTGAAATACACGGTAGGATATACCTATATCGACAGTAAATATGAGGAAACGAACGGTCTTGTTTCAAGGTATATTCTTGATAATTTAAGGCATCAGTTTATTTCCAGGCTGGAACTAAAGTTCCTGAAAAATTTTACGAATGAGCTTGTCTACAGATACAATGAAAGGGTGAATCTCGGAACCTATAATCTTGTTGATGAGAAGCTGAGTTTCAGTAAGAAAGACTATTCTGTATACGTTTTGGTTAATAATATTACGAATACAAAATATACGGAAGCGTTTGGGGTAGGAATGCCGCAAAGGTGGTTCCACATTGGTTTTTCTTATACGATCAATGTTAATTAG
- a CDS encoding DUF2490 domain-containing protein codes for MKRLLGLGLLLGISFFKAQEHISSFNAVTLTYKFHPKFFLYAEGQMRGNEDYTYPDYYEIKGGLGYNLTKNHKPFVGLGRYVNYKDHSLSREEFRVWLQDIIDFKKGIVKFENRLRAEKSWFYEPKTDQTSQRMRYRYRLNISVPLNSKTIKKGTVFANAYDEIFFVSPMKPTFARNRVYGGFGYQIDDYFGIVTGYLWQREFEAKGNKNLHFIYLALNINIDGTDHQEKTYHFPGAD; via the coding sequence ATGAAACGTCTTTTAGGCTTAGGTTTACTACTTGGTATTTCTTTTTTCAAAGCTCAGGAACATATTTCCAGCTTCAATGCAGTGACCCTCACCTATAAGTTTCATCCGAAGTTTTTCCTTTATGCAGAAGGGCAGATGCGTGGTAACGAAGATTATACCTATCCCGATTATTATGAGATAAAAGGAGGGCTGGGGTATAATCTTACTAAAAATCACAAACCCTTTGTAGGACTTGGAAGATATGTCAATTACAAAGATCACAGCTTAAGCAGAGAGGAGTTCAGGGTATGGCTTCAGGATATCATCGATTTTAAAAAAGGTATCGTTAAGTTTGAAAACCGTTTACGTGCTGAGAAAAGCTGGTTTTATGAGCCTAAAACAGACCAGACTTCGCAGAGAATGCGTTACCGTTACCGTTTGAATATAAGTGTGCCTTTAAACTCTAAAACCATTAAGAAAGGAACTGTTTTCGCTAATGCTTATGACGAAATATTCTTCGTATCCCCGATGAAGCCTACTTTTGCCAGAAACAGGGTCTATGGCGGTTTCGGCTATCAGATCGATGATTATTTCGGAATTGTAACCGGGTACCTCTGGCAGCGTGAATTTGAGGCTAAAGGCAACAAGAATTTACATTTTATTTATCTTGCCCTGAACATCAATATCGATGGTACGGATCATCAGGAGAAAACTTACCATTTCCCGGGTGCAGATTAA
- a CDS encoding phosphohydrolase, whose product MTKEELLNKAIKIADKAHKGQTDKYHAPYIAHVMRVMEYGKTMDEKIVGVLHDVVEDHPLEFSLDYLRSEGFPEYIIFAVSCLTKFDPEEDYDEFVKRTERSPLAVAVKLNDLRDNMDLRRVNRELTPKDIKRFNKYLKAYRYLIEKY is encoded by the coding sequence ATGACAAAAGAAGAATTACTGAATAAAGCCATCAAAATAGCCGATAAGGCACACAAAGGACAGACTGATAAATACCATGCTCCCTACATTGCCCACGTAATGCGTGTAATGGAATATGGCAAAACCATGGATGAAAAGATCGTAGGTGTGCTGCACGACGTAGTAGAGGACCATCCGCTGGAATTCAGCCTGGATTATCTGAGATCCGAGGGCTTTCCCGAATACATTATTTTCGCGGTGAGCTGCCTTACAAAATTTGATCCGGAAGAAGATTATGATGAGTTCGTCAAAAGAACAGAAAGATCTCCTTTAGCAGTGGCGGTCAAGTTAAACGACCTTCGTGATAATATGGACCTGAGAAGAGTCAACAGAGAGCTGACGCCCAAGGATATTAAAAGATTCAATAAATACCTGAAAGCCTATCGTTATCTGATAGAGAAATATTAA
- a CDS encoding YegP family protein, with protein sequence MGKFIISKRTNGEFQFNLKAGNGQVILTSQGYSTKPSCENGIGSVKTNSQEDAKFERNTAKDGRCYFNLKAGNGQIIGTSQMYESDNGMENGIESVKNNAPHASVEDETSL encoded by the coding sequence ATGGGAAAATTTATTATTTCAAAAAGAACGAACGGTGAGTTTCAGTTCAACCTTAAGGCAGGAAACGGGCAGGTCATTCTAACCAGCCAGGGATACAGCACCAAACCTTCCTGCGAAAACGGAATCGGATCAGTAAAAACCAATTCACAGGAAGATGCCAAATTTGAAAGAAATACGGCAAAAGACGGCAGATGTTATTTCAACCTTAAAGCAGGTAACGGACAGATCATCGGAACCAGCCAGATGTATGAATCTGACAACGGCATGGAAAACGGAATAGAATCTGTAAAGAACAATGCTCCACATGCTTCTGTAGAAGATGAAACAAGCCTGTAA
- a CDS encoding acyl-CoA dehydrogenase family protein: MATLKGGEFLIKQIPANEIFSIEELNEEQKMLRDSAKEFIDREVVPQRERFEKKDYAFTEETMRKLGEMGMLGIAVPEEYGGLGMGFVTTMLACDYLSGTTGSLATAYGAHTGIGTLPIVLYGTEEQKKKYLPDLATGTKFGAYCLTEPDAGSDANSGKTKAKLSEDGKHYIINGQKMWISNAGFADTFTLFAKIDDDKNITGFVINRSELENPESLTFGEEEHKLGIRASSTRQVFFNDMKVPVENLLGERNNGFKIALNALNVGRIKLAAACLDAQRRILNHSIQYSNERKQFGVSISTFGAIRKKLAEMATGVFVSEAGSYRAAKNIQDKIDELVAGGLDHQAAELKGVEEFAVECSILKVFVSDLAQHTADEGIQVYGGMGFSEDTPMEAAWRDSRISRIYEGTNEINRLLAVGMLIKRAMKGELDLLSPAMAISKELMGIPSFEVPDYSEFMSEEKAIIANLKKVFLMVSGAALQKYMMDIEKQQHLLLNASEILNQIYMAESAVLRAEKHFSPESVEAAMAQLNLYKAVEKIIVAAKEGIISFAEGDEQRMMLSGLRRFTKYTNHPNVVALTEKVAAHYIEKGVY, encoded by the coding sequence ATGGCTACACTAAAAGGAGGTGAATTCCTAATCAAACAAATTCCTGCAAACGAAATTTTCAGCATTGAAGAATTGAATGAAGAACAAAAAATGCTTCGTGATTCTGCAAAAGAATTTATAGACAGAGAAGTAGTTCCTCAAAGAGAGCGTTTCGAAAAGAAAGACTACGCATTTACGGAAGAAACAATGCGTAAACTTGGTGAAATGGGTATGTTGGGAATTGCAGTTCCTGAAGAATACGGAGGTCTTGGAATGGGCTTTGTGACTACAATGTTAGCTTGTGATTACCTATCAGGAACTACAGGTTCATTGGCAACGGCTTATGGAGCACACACCGGAATCGGTACCCTGCCGATCGTTCTTTACGGAACTGAAGAACAGAAGAAAAAATATCTTCCGGACTTGGCAACAGGAACAAAATTCGGGGCTTACTGCTTAACTGAGCCGGATGCTGGTTCTGACGCAAATTCTGGAAAAACAAAAGCTAAGCTTTCTGAAGACGGAAAACATTATATCATCAATGGTCAGAAAATGTGGATCTCTAATGCAGGCTTTGCAGATACATTCACTTTATTCGCTAAGATTGATGATGATAAAAACATCACTGGTTTCGTTATTAACCGTTCTGAACTTGAAAATCCTGAGAGCTTAACTTTCGGTGAGGAAGAACATAAATTAGGTATCCGTGCATCTTCTACCCGTCAGGTTTTCTTCAATGATATGAAAGTTCCTGTGGAAAATCTTCTGGGAGAAAGAAACAATGGTTTCAAAATCGCTCTGAATGCATTGAACGTTGGCCGTATTAAATTAGCGGCAGCTTGTCTGGATGCCCAGAGAAGAATCCTGAATCATTCTATTCAATATTCTAACGAAAGAAAACAGTTTGGTGTTTCTATCTCCACTTTCGGAGCAATCAGAAAGAAACTGGCTGAAATGGCAACCGGAGTTTTCGTAAGTGAGGCTGGTTCTTACAGAGCTGCTAAAAACATTCAGGATAAAATTGATGAATTGGTAGCAGGTGGTTTGGATCACCAGGCTGCTGAGCTTAAAGGTGTTGAAGAATTCGCTGTAGAATGTTCTATCCTTAAAGTATTCGTTTCTGACCTTGCACAGCACACTGCTGATGAAGGGATCCAGGTATACGGAGGTATGGGATTCTCTGAAGATACTCCTATGGAAGCAGCATGGAGAGATTCAAGAATTTCAAGAATCTATGAAGGAACTAACGAAATCAACAGACTATTAGCAGTAGGAATGCTGATCAAGAGAGCAATGAAAGGTGAATTGGATCTTTTATCTCCTGCAATGGCAATCAGCAAAGAACTGATGGGAATTCCTTCATTCGAAGTGCCTGATTATTCAGAATTCATGAGCGAAGAAAAAGCCATTATTGCTAACCTTAAGAAAGTATTCCTTATGGTTTCCGGAGCTGCTCTTCAGAAATATATGATGGATATTGAAAAGCAACAGCACTTATTACTGAATGCATCTGAAATCCTTAACCAGATCTATATGGCGGAATCTGCAGTATTAAGAGCAGAGAAACACTTCTCCCCTGAATCTGTAGAAGCAGCTATGGCTCAGTTAAACCTTTATAAAGCAGTTGAAAAAATCATCGTTGCAGCTAAAGAAGGAATTATTTCTTTCGCTGAAGGAGATGAGCAGAGAATGATGCTGTCAGGATTAAGAAGATTCACGAAGTACACCAACCATCCGAATGTAGTAGCATTAACTGAAAAAGTGGCGGCTCACTATATTGAAAAAGGAGTTTATTAG
- a CDS encoding thiolase family protein, giving the protein MKTAYIVKGFRSAVGKAPKGSLRFTRPDVMAATVIEKLMAELPQLDKNRIDDLIVGNAMPEAEQGLNVARLISLMGLNTDKVPGVTVNRYCASGSEAIAIASAKIQAGMADCIIAGGTESMSYIPMGGYKPVPETDIAKTNPDYYWGMGYTAEEVAKQYNISREEQDQFAFESHMKALKANQEGKFANQIVPIPVQYNFLDENQKMQTKKFDFSVDEGPRADTSLAGLAKLRPVFANGGSVTAGNSSQMSDGAAFVMVMSEEMVKELGLEPEARLVAYAAAGLEPRIMGMGPIYAIPKALKQAGLELKDIDLIELNEAFASQSVAIKKELGLNPEILNVNGGAIALGHPLGCTGTKLTVQLLDEMRRRGNKYGMVSMCVGTGQGAASIFELL; this is encoded by the coding sequence ATCGTAAAAGGATTCAGATCAGCAGTAGGAAAAGCACCAAAAGGTTCTCTGCGCTTTACACGTCCTGACGTAATGGCGGCTACCGTGATTGAAAAATTAATGGCTGAGCTTCCGCAATTAGATAAAAACAGAATTGATGACCTTATTGTAGGAAATGCAATGCCTGAGGCCGAGCAAGGGCTAAATGTAGCCCGTCTGATCTCCTTAATGGGATTAAATACAGATAAAGTTCCGGGAGTAACCGTAAACAGATATTGTGCATCAGGAAGTGAGGCTATTGCTATTGCTTCTGCAAAAATACAGGCGGGAATGGCAGATTGTATCATTGCCGGAGGTACTGAGTCCATGTCTTATATTCCGATGGGTGGTTATAAGCCGGTTCCCGAAACGGATATTGCAAAAACCAACCCTGATTATTATTGGGGAATGGGTTATACTGCTGAAGAAGTAGCGAAACAATACAATATTTCAAGAGAGGAACAGGATCAGTTTGCTTTTGAATCTCATATGAAAGCTTTAAAAGCTAACCAGGAAGGAAAATTTGCCAATCAGATCGTTCCGATTCCTGTACAATATAATTTCCTGGATGAAAACCAGAAAATGCAGACTAAAAAGTTTGATTTCTCTGTTGATGAAGGACCAAGAGCTGATACTTCACTGGCTGGTCTGGCAAAACTCAGACCTGTATTTGCCAATGGAGGAAGTGTAACAGCCGGAAACTCTTCTCAGATGAGTGACGGAGCAGCTTTCGTCATGGTCATGAGCGAGGAAATGGTAAAAGAATTAGGGTTGGAACCGGAAGCAAGATTGGTAGCTTATGCTGCTGCAGGTCTTGAACCGAGAATTATGGGTATGGGACCCATCTATGCTATTCCAAAAGCATTGAAACAGGCGGGATTAGAATTAAAGGATATTGATTTGATCGAGCTTAATGAAGCTTTCGCATCTCAATCAGTAGCAATCAAAAAAGAACTGGGTTTAAATCCTGAGATTCTAAACGTAAACGGGGGGGCAATTGCTTTAGGTCACCCACTGGGCTGTACAGGAACAAAACTGACGGTTCAGCTTCTGGATGAAATGAGAAGACGTGGAAACAAATACGGAATGGTTTCTATGTGTGTAGGAACTGGACAAGGAGCGGCAAGTATTTTTGAACTTCTTTAA